The window CTGGGCGGACTTGGCCACCGACTGCCTGTTGCAACGCGGTTTGGAGCCGGTCGCGGGCCTCGGTCTGCGCGGCGATCCGTTGGTTGAGGACTGCCAGACGTTGCAGCGCGACCCGCAGGCCCCCGTCCGAGGGCGGTGCCGCCGCCACATCACCGTCCAGGCACGGCAGGAACACCCGCACGTCGTCCAGGGTGAGCCCGGCGGCCAGTAGGTAGCGGATGTTGCCGACTCGCACCACC of the Streptomyces sp. 1222.5 genome contains:
- a CDS encoding MerR family transcriptional regulator — protein: MRIGELARATGTTARALRHYEQAGLISSERASNGYRVYDERAVVRVGNIRYLLAAGLTLDDVRVFLPCLDGDVAAAPPSDGGLRVALQRLAVLNQRIAAQTEARDRLQTALQQAVGGQVRPGA